A window of the Emys orbicularis isolate rEmyOrb1 chromosome 1, rEmyOrb1.hap1, whole genome shotgun sequence genome harbors these coding sequences:
- the LOC135890699 gene encoding zona pellucida sperm-binding protein 4-like codes for MEYASGLLSTLQNMFMVLDILDLKATLLRLVFGMNSYFLMTIRIEGIDDTGEVSFHEEELRCPIHLPALDAPSNSVCTAVLRPDRLPCATPPVSQEACEGKGCCYSLGDPVAPCYYGNTVTAQCTTDGQFSIAVSRDVTLPPLILDSIHLVSGHGSSCIPVAKSNTFVLYRFPLSACGTTFQAAGDQGVYENQLVADRDVRSWSTGSVTRDSTFRLHVSCSYSTGDFLPLNVQVFTLPPPPPATQYGPLTLELRIATDQQYSRYYVNSDYPVVKLLRDPVYMEVRILQRTDPNLVLVLHQCWATPSTNPMQQPQWPILVDGCPYTGDNYQTELIPVGAASGLQFPSHYQHFIISTFTFVDFASQKALSGPVYFHCSASACVPSAMESCIAHCPKTRARRTPEKQASENAPRNLVTTEGPVDFQNIEADQTLGQKVPHAAPLTTSPRSPEGGGTGLCTLPLPRLQPTDYGDDRCPARTGDFIRGLGGDVV; via the exons ATGGAATATGCTTCTGGGTTACTAAGCACTCTGCAGAACATGTTCATGGTTCTAGACATACTAGATCTGAAAGCCACTCTGCTGAGACTGGTCTTTGGTATG AATAGTTATTTCCTCATGACTATCAGGATTGAAGGAATAGATGACACCGGGGAAGTATCTTTCCATGAAGAAGAACTGAGATGCCCAATCCATCTGCCAG CTCTAGATGCTCCAAGTAACAGTGTGTGCACAGCTGTTCTGCGCCCAGACAGGCTGCCTTGTGCCACACCTCCGGTCTCTCAGGAAGCATGTGAAGGGAAAGGCTGCTGCTACAGCCTTGGTGACCCAGTTGCTCCATGTTACTATGGCAACACAG TGACAGCACAGTGTACAACTGATGGCCAGTTCTCCATAGCAGTCTCTAGAGATGTGACTTTGCCACCACTGATACTGGACTCTATACATCTGGTCAGTGGGCATGGCAGCAGCTGTATCCCTGTGGCCAAGAGTAATACTTTTGTCCTGTATAGATTCCCTCTCTCAGCTTGTGGAACCACTTTCCAG GCAGCTGGAGACCAGGGTGTGTATGAGAATCAGCTTGTGGCAGACAGGGATGTGAGAAGCTGGAGCACTGGGTCAGTCACCCGGGACAGCACCTTCAG GCTCCATGTCAGCTGCAGCTACTCCACTGGGGACTTCCTCCCACTCAACGTGCAAGTCTTCACcttgccaccacctcctccagccaCTCAGTATGGCCCCCTCACTCTGGAGCTGAGGATTGCCACAG ACCAACAGTATAGTAGATACTATGTCAACAGTGACTATCCTGTGGTGAAACTTCTGCGGGATCCAGTCTACATGGAGGTCCGAATCCTGCAAAGAACAGACCCAAACCTAGTTTTGGTTCTGCACCAATGCTGGGCCACCCCAAGCACTAATCCCATGCAGCAGCCACAGTGGCCCATTCTGGTGGatgg GTGTCCATACACAGGTGACAACTACCAAACAGAGCTTATACCTGTGGGAGCTGCTTCAGGGCTGCAATTTCCATCACACTACCAGCACTTCATCATCAGCACTTTTACCTTTGTGGATTTTGCCTCCCAGAAGGCACTTAGTGGACCG GTCTACTTTCACTGCAGTGCTTCAGCCTGTGTTCCATCTGCAATGGAATCCTGCATAgctcactgccccaagacacGAG CAAGAAGAACGCCTGAGAAGCAGGCCTCAGAAAATGCTCCAAGGAACTTGGTGACCACAGAAGGACCTGTGGACTTCCAGAACATTGAAGCAGATCAGACCCTTGGACAGAAAG tgcCCCACGCTGCGCCGCTCACCACGTCCCCGCGCAGCCCCGAGGGGggcggcacagggctctgcacgctgcccttgccacgcctccag CCGACGGATTACGGCGACGACCGatgcccagcgcgcaccggtgacttcatcaggggcctcggcggagacgtggtgtGA